A genomic window from Blastococcus saxobsidens DD2 includes:
- a CDS encoding DUF2249 domain-containing protein, whose amino-acid sequence MPDSDILLDVREEAPARRHELIFGAYDDLPPGNGFVLVNDHDPKPLYYQWRRSTPGSSSGTIWRTGPKVWRVRIGRTAAPVSSKRADEPPR is encoded by the coding sequence ATGCCCGATAGCGACATTCTGCTCGATGTCCGCGAGGAGGCCCCAGCCCGACGGCACGAGTTGATCTTCGGGGCCTACGATGACCTGCCGCCTGGGAACGGATTCGTGCTGGTCAACGACCACGATCCCAAGCCCCTGTACTACCAGTGGCGGCGGAGCACCCCGGGCAGTTCGAGTGGAACTATCTGGAGGACGGGCCCGAAGGTCTGGCGGGTGCGCATCGGCCGCACCGCGGCCCCGGTGTCATCGAAGCGCGCGGACGAGCCGCCACGCTGA
- the fdxA gene encoding ferredoxin gives MAYVIGEPCIDVLDRACLDECPVDSIYEGARALYIHPDECVDCGACEPVCPVEASYYEDDLPKSLVPFLQDNARFFAEPLPGREAPLGSPGGAAKTGVVGADTELVAGHPPRE, from the coding sequence GTGGCCTACGTGATCGGTGAGCCCTGTATCGACGTACTCGACCGGGCGTGCCTCGACGAATGCCCGGTGGACTCCATCTACGAGGGAGCCCGGGCGCTCTACATCCACCCCGACGAGTGCGTCGATTGCGGCGCCTGTGAGCCGGTCTGCCCGGTCGAGGCCAGCTACTACGAGGACGACCTCCCGAAATCCCTGGTCCCGTTCCTCCAGGACAACGCGCGCTTCTTCGCAGAGCCGCTGCCCGGCCGGGAGGCCCCCCTCGGCTCACCCGGCGGTGCCGCCAAGACCGGCGTGGTCGGGGCCGACACCGAGCTGGTGGCCGGCCACCCTCCGCGCGAGTAG
- a CDS encoding hemerythrin domain-containing protein, producing the protein MPDGHLLVDEHAVVLQQVKARMDPILGALGDGHWPRTELQDLLDYLRYELLDQTVHEERLLFPLAAGGFRNAEIEQLVDDHVALRDAADRLVEEVAAGPEERDSDELATFLRHLHNLLDAHLVREERMLAAVTLEGVEGRRRPTWSRDWYPLTQGPVLDLDVLPEQHAARVAMQRLARLSEGEVVEVSSSRALTVLRASVANRWAADYGWTCLEEGPNRWRAEITRRRPQ; encoded by the coding sequence ATGCCGGACGGACACCTGTTGGTCGACGAGCACGCGGTGGTGTTGCAGCAGGTCAAGGCGCGTATGGACCCCATCCTGGGTGCACTGGGTGACGGGCACTGGCCGCGGACGGAGCTGCAGGATCTGCTGGACTACCTGCGCTACGAGCTGCTCGACCAGACCGTCCACGAGGAGCGGCTGCTCTTCCCCTTGGCGGCCGGCGGCTTCCGCAACGCGGAGATCGAGCAGCTCGTCGACGATCACGTCGCATTGCGGGATGCGGCCGACCGGCTGGTCGAGGAGGTGGCAGCCGGGCCCGAGGAGCGGGACAGCGATGAGCTGGCGACGTTCTTGCGGCACCTGCATAACCTGCTGGACGCGCACCTGGTGCGAGAGGAGCGGATGTTGGCCGCCGTCACCCTCGAAGGAGTCGAGGGGCGGCGGCGTCCGACGTGGTCACGGGACTGGTACCCGCTGACCCAGGGGCCGGTGCTGGACCTCGACGTCCTGCCCGAGCAGCACGCCGCACGGGTCGCCATGCAGCGATTGGCCCGGTTGTCGGAGGGCGAGGTCGTCGAGGTCTCCTCCAGCCGGGCGCTCACCGTTCTCCGGGCGTCGGTGGCCAATCGATGGGCCGCCGACTACGGCTGGACCTGTTTGGAAGAGGGGCCGAACCGGTGGCGGGCCGAGATCACCCGCCGGCGTCCGCAGTGA